Proteins from a single region of Hordeum vulgare subsp. vulgare chromosome 6H, MorexV3_pseudomolecules_assembly, whole genome shotgun sequence:
- the LOC123403400 gene encoding DNL-type zinc finger protein, whose product MAAGRFLPLACRRIIAALSQPSAPSSRGIFFPSPATAGLRSLQTIIEASSNASDERHHDPEDHKTDTLPQPASVPAAAESSFMVRDASSLKISPRHDMAMIFTCKVCETRSVKMASRDSYDNGVVVARCGGCNNLHLMADRLGWFGQPGSIEDFLAAQGQDVKKGDTDTFSFTLEDLAGSQVKSKEPSGEN is encoded by the exons ATGGCCGCCGGCCGGTTTCTTCCGCTGGCGTGCCGCCGCATCATCGCGGCCCTATCCCAGCCGTCCGCCCCCTCTTCCCGCG GAATTTTCTTCCCTTCGCCTGCGACCGCAGGCTTGAGGTCCCTCCAGACGATCATCGAAGCAAGCAGCAACGCATCGGACGAGCGTCACCATGACCCGGAGGATCACAAGACCGACACCCTGCCGCAGCCAGCTTCGGTCCCGGCAGCAGCGGAGTCGAGCTTCATGGTCAGAGACGCATCGAGCCTGAAGATCTCGCCGAGGCATGACATGGCGATGATCTTCACTTGCAAGGTCTGCGAGACGAGGTCCGTGAAGATGGCGAGCCGTGACTCGTACGACAACGGGGTGGTGGTCGCACGCTGCGGGGGCTGCAACAACCTGCACCTGATGGCAGACAGGCTCGGCTGGTTTGGCCAGCCGGGGAGCATCGAGGACTTCCTGGCGGCGCAGGGGCAGGACGTGAAGAAAGGCGACACAGATACTTTCAGCTTCACCCTGGAGGACTTGGCCGGGTCTCAGGTCAAATCGAAGGAACCTTCTGGTGAAAATTAG